CCCAACATCCCGATTTGCACAAAGGCGCGTGTATAGGCTGGAGTATGCTGCTCCCCCTATagctttcccccttttgcgcgaagcaaacatgtaaaaaaaaagcgattaCGTGCGGATgttatcttcattttcgtATAAAATTTACGCAGTTGGGAGGTACACAATTTTGCGAGAGTACGTATGCCCATCGTGCAACACATATTCCTTCGCCCAGCCAGTGGGAAGGCGATGTGCcgtccccatttggtgagtTACAAACGGGGGTATACATCACAACAGGAAATCGtttacgtatattttttttctatattttgcACCGTTTTTGAGGCATTTTCAACGGGTTACACccttttgtgcatttttagcAACGCTGGACGTGCTATGAAACAAGGGCGCGCAACTCATGGGGGGCGTTCCCCTTGAACGGCACACTCCCAAATTGACAGAGTGCAGGCGTGCCCCTCTTGTGAGCACGTACGTATACAACCATATTTGCGCTCATTGGTACGTATTCATACTTAATTATACTTATTCATACTTATATGTTTACTAGCCTTTcagttaatttttctttaaatgggaaaaaaaaaaaaaaaaaaaaaaaaaaaaaaagggggaaatccTCTGCAATCATTTCATAAAACGTTTCACGCCGTGTGCACAGGAAATATAGAatgtgcaatttttacgCATTCGCACATGTAGGTATACATTCGTAAGCTCTACACTCCGGGAGGTTAAAAGAGAACAAATTGTTTTCTGGCACTTCCAAAGATTTGGTGCTTCTCAACATGCAACACGTTGAATCGTACAGTTTTGGACAAGGGTCTGCAAAAttggtgggaaaaaaaaaaaaaaaattaaaaagtgcaAAGTGGAAGCGTATGTACTTCGCGCGGGAGATATAGAAAATCCAAATTTTACACACAAGTTgcagtaaaataaaaagggaacgcAAAAGCTCTCTGTTCTAAATTAAAGCGGCGTTTTGTACACACGTAAACTGCTCATTTCATAGCATACGCAACGCGCCCGATACGCAAAACAATTGTGTTACCTGCACTGTCCGACGGTGACGATGTCTCCTTCCTTCACATCGAAACATGGGGAGCAGTGGCATGGGATGTTCTTATGTCTCTTTTCAAATCGGTTGTACTTTTTTACATAATGTAGGTAATTTCttcttataataattgttctcttcattttgctcgaAATTACCATACCCCTgcgtttggaaaaaaaaaaaaaaaattaacactcGCATTTGGTAGGcggcaaacgggggggaaggagatATCAGCTGGGTCTCTCCCTTTCGGCCCGCGCGTGCAACGACCACGTAAAGGGACGCCCCAGCCGTTcggtccattttttttcccttttcgttttttccttacTTTAATATACGCCCTCGGATGGAAACATTCCCGGTGAAGGGGCACTTTTTGTCCACGTACACGCCCTCCTTGGCCTCCTTCGGGGTGGCGAATCCTAAGCCGACCTTTTTCCAATACCTCGTGTAGCTCTTGGAGcccttctttattttcttggAGTTGAAAAAACTCGCTCCCTCCTGCTTTTGGTAGGCCCTCTCATGCTAAGCataagtaaaaaggaaaaaaaaagtggggaaacaaattatattgtGATACAGGTGTGGAGCATTTTTCGCTACAAAATGCGGCAAGGtcaaaatttgttcattttcgcctgaacagttcaggcAAATgtgggggatttttttttttttttttccaaacagCCAAAAGGTGTTTCCCAATGTAACGTCATGGCAGTGTGCCCATCATAAGAATTGTTGAGAAATCCCCATCtctctttattttcattttggatgCCTAGATAGTCCCCACGCAAAGCTGCATACATATGCTCTGCTTAATCTCCTCTGACTTTTAACTTACCTGAACATCCAAAGTTGTTGCCATTTTATCTCAGTCGTTGAAACGCTTTGGTACGGATGATTGAAAAAGCTTTTCTCAGTTTGGTTTACAGGTGATGTATGTTTTACGCGTTATGCGTTAATCGTTGCGTCAAATTTGCttgctcttttttgcttcaagGGGAACactgtttttcttcaaagcTTGCGTTGCTGCAATTTGtttaagcgaaaaaaaaaaatcgcatcccttttaaattttcgcgatggggaaaaaggcgaaataGCGGAAGAGCGTAAGAAGTGAAAGAGCGAAAGAGTGAAAGAGCgaaaggagcgaaaaaaagaaaaggaagaacaagCGCAAAAGATAATTGCGGTTATTTATATACGCCGTATGGTATGCATTACATGCGCCTGCGCATTATCACGCACATGGTGCTTCGCGAACAGAGCGTTTTCACCCCAGGCGGGGCAACCGATTTAGTAATTTAACGCGGTAGGGTCATCCCATGAGCCATGTCACGCGTATCGTGTAATCTCGGGGGGGCGCTTAATTCACTAGCACCGTAGGGTGAGGGAAAATCCGCGGGCCACTTTCCCCGGTCACTGCGCACAAAATGTGGTAGccctcgttttttttttttttttcctctacttaaaaagaggaagaacatGAACAAACATGCTGCTTCGTTCCAAATGGAAGGATCATAATAATGGTTAACAAACCGACAAACAGTTACCATCATTTtaaggttattttttttttatttattattttttttttttttgctagtATGTGCCCCCTTCCCGCTTAACACTCTGCTAGGAAAAACGGCCTTAACCCCTTAGTCGCCTCTGACGCGTATGCggcgtttgtttttttttttttttttggaggcaTACCTTGTTGGGACATTAGGAAACCCACCATGAGTATTTTCATACGCTTGACGAATTAAATGTGTCCcccgaaaaataaaaatgctaatCATGTAGTGTAAAGAAGCGTAAATTAAATCAACTTCACAAAACGCAGGGTGAACATGTACGTTACATACATATAGGCAACGCGTTGTGCCAATTACATAAGCGAAATTTGTTGCTCGAAGGTTCCCGCGCAGTGAATACGAGCAGGATGCTTCTCCTGTTTGTcactcatttttaagaaagcAATAACAtggaaaaatgcgaaaaagaaagtcgagttttgcttcccctctcGGTGGCTTCCCCCTATGGGCTACTTCCTTataggcaaaaatggggtgaaagaaaaaaaaaaaatcagccaAAGTTTACCAACTTCCGCCGAAATAACAGACGCGGGGATGTTACAATTCCCCCGCTCAAATTTAAATGGACCTTCCTTCtagatatttttaattgaaaaaatttacatcgGAGCAAACGAGCTAGCATTTATGTAGGACTCGAAATGATGCGCCGAATGACCCACTCGGTATGCTCATGTGTTAAGctgcttttttattttccctatAACGTGGTCCTTTCCCCCGTTCCCTCTTTTAAAAagacccccccaaaatggctGTACCCTCGGTTAGCATTCCCATCCGAGGCAACTGCCAAATGCATGCAGTGAGCACATGTTCCTTTGCGTATGGCACAGTAGAATGTTTGCTTATCTCGCTGGTTAGGTGTTTCCCCCGGTGGGCATCACCCGGTTGTACTTCAACCccgcaaaaggggcaaacggCGCAAAGTGGTTTCCGTTTAGCAGGCAGAGCTCCCTTATAAATAAAGCCATATTCTGTGAGACCAcaagaggtaaaaaaatgcttgTAGAAAGGCAAAGCGGTTCGTCCCTAACTGCGCGTAGTGAACGTGCAGATAAGCAGCTCAACGTTAATGAATTGTGCCACCCCTCCCAGGGGTTActcttccccctcgctgTAAGCTAAGCTTCGTTATGCTGTGCGTAACTTCAAagagaagtgaaaaaaaaggtgcacagGGGGCAGCGTACAAAAAGGTGTAGACCCATCTGGTTATCTTTCCTCTCGCGTGAGAGAAAGGGCGGAACGAAGTGCTGAACATTTTAAACGTCACTGGTAcctccccaaatgggggcaTTACGCGCACGAAAGATGTGTCACTGCAAGTGCGCCTTTAAAGGGGGGACTTAAAAATAGACAAGCATATCacccgcaaaaaaaaaaaaaaaaaaaaaaaaacgcctaTATTCCCATCGTCACATCCGCACATCTGCACATCTGAGCACCTGAATGTGCAATGGCGGGGCGCCATTTTTTCTCGGCACCCATTTGCTGCCTCATGACCGACGCGCTCACTTTGCGCAAATGCTTGATTCCCTCGTTGTGCACCCTTCGTACGGGGGAAAACCTCATCCGCTTGGCCTTTAAAGAACAAAAGTTATCTCCCGCGTGCGCTCTCCATTTTACGggcctcttcctttttttagcGCAAGCTGGGCTGTATGGCGCGAATGGGGAATTTAAGCGACACCTTTGAACACGCGCGATCTGCCCGATCGTTTTTTCCAACGCATCCGTGACGacctccattttgaatcATCACAGGTGTAATTTGTGCTTGGGCAGTGGGTGACCCGCCAAACTAGCCAAGTGTGCAAATTTagacacttttttttttatttccccttttgcctcTGTGGTTTGTTTTCTCTAGCTGCGCCTAAACGTTGCTACGGAGGTTGGGCCATTCCTCTAGAGCGATGAGAGGTATAGCTTCTTAAGGCTCCGAAGCAGCAGAAGCGGTGATTGGCCGATTCGTTGACGGATGTGTTGCCCGATGTTCTGACAGACGTTGACCACTCGCTGGTGCCTTGCCCGGCTTGAGCGCAAATTGGCGGAGAAGTGCACTTGGACGAGGAGGTTCGCGAGTTTGGCCCTAACTGAGGCCCAGTCGAAAACACCAATTTGTGCTTGCGCTGtttatttccttttggtGCGCTCGCTGGGAacattttgccgcttcgccttggagcgttttttttttttcttttttttgactgCTATTTCTCCATCGCATTTTTCCTGCCCAGTACAGcaccctccttttttttttttttttttttctcaccgcAATTATGCGAGTTCGTAGCACGTGATGGCCCATTTGTGTGACCGCCTATTCGTGTGACCGCCCATTTGTGTaatcccccatttgtgtgatCTCCCTTTCGTGTGAACCTTCATTCGCTAATGATGACCCGGTGACTGCCTGGAGAGGCTCCTTTTCTCGAAGAAGCTTGCGCCTCCGGTTGGGGAGTAACCCTGggcgcacacacacacgtatacACACCGCACAGGTGGCTACACACCTCCGCAGGGCAGCCGCCAGTCCCCACGCCCGTGCCCCCCGCATGGACGGAAGAGCGAAGCAAAGTACAATGCTGAGGAACTCCTACCAAAATGACAAGCCCAGCTGCGTTAACATAAAAGTCATCGTTCGCTGCAGACCCctaaacgaaaaggagaaaaacgaCGTAAACAACGAGGAGGTCGTCCGAATAAAAAACAACGAAGTGATCTTGACGCTCAACAGAAACAATGAGGTGTACGAGAAGAAGTACAGCTTTGACTATGCCTGCGATAAGGACGTGGATCAGAGGACTCTGTTTAACAATTACGTTTTCCAAATCGTCGACGAGGTAATGCCCGGGGGGGTGGCGTGTGGTGGGAGCCCCCCTCATTGGGTTTCTCAcgtttgccgctccccccctcacTGCGTTCTTCACATTTGCCGCGATCCCCCCTTTATtgcatttttcacctttgccgctccccccctcactgcgttcttcacctttgccgccccccccccccccaggtcCTCGAAGGGTTCAACTGCACGCTGTTCTGCTACGGGCAGACGGGCACGGGCAAAACGTACACCATGGAGGGGAGGATCCTGGAGCACCTGAAGCACGCCGAGGGCAAAAAAGTGGACCTGAGCGACAGCGTC
Above is a window of Plasmodium vivax chromosome 8, whole genome shotgun sequence DNA encoding:
- a CDS encoding 40S ribosomal protein S11, putative (encoded by transcript PVX_095350A), which gives rise to MATTLDVQHERAYQKQEGASFFNSKKIKKGSKSYTRYWKKVGLGFATPKEAKEGVYVDKKCPFTGNVSIRGRILKGMVISSKMKRTIIIRRNYLHYVKKYNRFEKRHKNIPCHCSPCFDVKEGDIVTVGQCRPLSKTVRFNVLHVEKHQIFGSARKQFVLF